From a single Manduca sexta isolate Smith_Timp_Sample1 unplaced genomic scaffold, JHU_Msex_v1.0 HiC_scaffold_3707, whole genome shotgun sequence genomic region:
- the LOC119193179 gene encoding LOW QUALITY PROTEIN: cleft lip and palate transmembrane protein 1 homolog (The sequence of the model RefSeq protein was modified relative to this genomic sequence to represent the inferred CDS: deleted 2 bases in 1 codon) has product MASNPSGDNPSEDTVAIAEGNEVADASTDINAQVDEERRRMQPTKLESFFAITKSLIIRALVVYFITSMFRQPSAPKPDLSNQSGSVRVPATNMFPNGTNLDLYCYLSDKEFYDEFDKLTLIWTHNGLIYGDWTSGPNNDGTVTFSTEITPSHALRNNGSMYLHVFVVEEGKSPNPKDKFYAGPRIAYGKKMLNKYKKLRYLKTHNLLTGQTEKSEEEIKKAETLKEEIVSHWHPNLTINLVTDQTNWMMGSVPPPLDEFIYFLPEGKQYKPAVFLNDYWNMMRDYVPINKTTTNLQLQLTYQPLSLFKWQLYTAQAMRDKLSMFSALGAEEQDEEQDTVKELLLDTSPYLLALTITVSVLHSIFELLAFKNDIQFWNNRQSLEGLSVRSVFFNVFQSTVVLLYVLDNETNVMVRISCFIGLIIEIWKINKVMDVKINREQRVFGIPKITFTDKGSYVESSTKQYDMLAFQYLSWACFPLLIGYGVYSLLYQEHKGWYSFILNMMYGYLLTFGFIMMTPQLFINYKLKSVAHLPWRMMTYKFLNTFIDDIFAFVIKMPTMYRLGCFEMVNIVFFIFLYQRWMYKVDHKRVNEFGFSGEMEEQQKLAKNGTSAITESEQEANKKND; this is encoded by the exons ATGGCCTCGAATCCTTCAGGTGATAATCCCAGTGAAGATACTGTAGCTATCGCCGAGGGCAATGAGGTTGCTGATGCCAGTACGgat atCAATGCGCAAGTCGACGAAGAGCGCCGTAGAATGCAACCAACTAAATTGGAGTCTTTTTTTGCAATAACTAAGTCCCTTATAATAAGGGCATTAGTTGTATACTTTATCACATCAATGTTCAGGCAACCATCTGCACCTAAGCCTGATCTTAGCAATCAGTCTGGAAGTGTCCGTGTGCCTGCAACTAATATGTTCCCAAATGGAACAAACCTAGATTTATACTGCTATTTATCAGATAAGGAATTTTATGATGAATTTGACAAATTGACTTTGATTTGGACTCACAATGGCTTAATATATGGTGACTGGACTTCAGGACCAAATAATGATGGCACTGTTACATTTTCCACAGAAATTACTCCCTCACATGCTCTTAGGAACAATGGTTCAATGTACCTACATGTATTTGTAGTAGAAGAAGGAAAATCACCTAACCCTAAGGACAAGTTTTATGCTGGACCAAGAATTgcatatggaaaaaaaatgttaaacaaataCAAGAAATTACGCTATCTTAAAACACATAATTTGTTAACTGGGCAAACTGAAAAGTCTGAGGAGGAAATAAAGAAAGCTGAAACACTGAAAGAGGAGATTGTGTCACATTGGCACCCAAATTTGACAATAAACTTAGTAACTGATCAAACCAACTGGATGATGGGAAGTGTACCACCACCcttagatgaatttatttactttttacctGAAGGCAAACAGTACAAACCTgctgtatttttaaatgactaCTGGAACATGATGCGTGATTATGTCCCTATAAATAAGACTACAACTAACCTCCAACTCCAGCTCACATACCAACccttaagtttatttaaatggcAATTATATACTGCACAAGCTATGAGAGATAAACTTAGTATGTTCTCTGCATTAGGTGCTGAAGAACAAGATGAAGAGCAAGATACTGTTAAAGAGTTGTTGTTAGACACATCTCCATACTTGTTAGCATTAACTATCACAGTTTCTGTTCTGCATTCTATTTTTGAACTATTGGCTTTCAAAAATGATATTCAGTTTTGGAATAATAGGCAATCTTTGGAAGGGTTGTCTGTGAGATCAGTATTTTTCAATGTCTTTCAGTCTACTGTAGTGCTTCTTTATGTTCTTGACAATGAAACAAATGTTATGGTTAGAATATCTTGTTTCATTGGTTTAATAATCGAAATCTGGAAGATTAATAAAGTAATGGATGTGAAGATAAATAGAGAACAGCGTGTATTtggaataccaaaaataacatttactgACAAAGGATCTTATGTAGAATCTAGTACCAAACAATATGACATGTTAGCTTTCCAATATCTTAGTTGGGCTTGTTTCCCATTGCTAATTGGATATGGTGTTTACTCCTTACTATACCAAGAGCACAAGGGATGGTATTCATTTATACTGAATATGATGTATGGATATTTATTGACTTTTGGATTTATAATGATGACTCCTCAGTTATTTATCAATTACAAGCTTAAATCAGTTGCTCATCTTCCATGGCGCATGATGACATATAAGTTCCTTAACAcatttattgatgatatatttgcatttgttataaaaatgccAACAATGTATAGGCTAGGATGTTTCGAGATGGTGA ataTTGTGTTCTTCATATTCTTATATCAACGCTGGATGTACAAGGTGGATCACAAACGTG